Proteins from a single region of Punica granatum isolate Tunisia-2019 chromosome 8, ASM765513v2, whole genome shotgun sequence:
- the LOC116216052 gene encoding DDB1- and CUL4-associated factor homolog 1-like isoform X2, with product MDEPTRESQAPAEAAEGGSSSGGGGAATEPPQVPEADEDELLVAKAQSLMDRITAAPDNPSPTALHALASLLESQESRYMEQHDHTTTNARSSYTIGRLCNLVRDNDEFFELVSSKYLSESRFSTSVQAAAARVLLSCSLTWMYPHVLEEPVLENIKSWVMDEVTRFSGEESNWKLESGRKEVSDHQMLKTYSTGLLAVALDGDGPLVEDVLTCGLSAKLMPYLRLRVLGDSSQKDTSHLVDSKNATTRGRDENRGRIRQLVTQPHIGDLTDGRYVEDVERPVGGDTQVDVGEPPDGLSDAVGMEEGADGDDRWHGRELGRDDSSRRRANRGFGKSRGKGRASDGTLESEQSLTSPVSGSRPGVGRSNRERSSSRHPDVKRISDSRKLSNRVNTDGLDLERDDNTEYIEEFKVGTKDISELVNEAVRAAEAEARAANAPPEAIKAATAAAAEVVKSAAMEEFKTSNDEDAAVLAASKAASTVIDAAKAVELSRSSVAVAPETTNPSAPEAENNENVDEYSIPDPESLAQLREKYCIQCLEYLGEYVEVLGPVLHEKGVDVCLALLQRGNKSRETSKVSMLLPDVMKLICALAAHRKFAALFVDRGGMQKLLAVPRVPLTFFGLSSCLFTIGSLQGIMERVCALPSDVVRQVVDLAIQLLDCPQDQARKNAALFFAAAFVFRAVLDAFDSQDGLQKLLGVLNDAASVRSGVNSGALGLSGPGSLRNDRLPAEVLTSSEKQIAYHTCVALRQYFRAHLILIVDSIRPTKSNRSAPRNVSSSRAAYKPLDISNEAVDAVFLQLQKDRKLGPAFVRTRWPAVDKFLAYNGHLTMLELCQAPPVERYLHDLLQYALGVLHIITLVPQSRKMIVNATLSNDRVGIAVILDAANITSSYVDPEIIQPALSVLINLVCPPPSISNKPPMIAQGHQASSSQASLVSNTSDRTVALTGQSDVRDRTGEPSGPDRGSAAAAAAASQTPVPSAASGLVGDRRISLGTGAGSAGLAAQLEQGYRLARDAVRANNGIKVLLHLLQPRIYSPPSALDCLRALACRALLGLARDDTIAHILTKLQVGKKLSELIRDSGSQTNGGEQGRWQTELAQIVTNSGRASTLAATDAATPTLRRIERAAIAAATPITYHSRELLLLIHEHLQASGLMSTATSLLKEAHLTPLPTLAAPQSLSQQTFAQESSSIQIQWPSGRFPSGFLSEKFKLSLSSEDPGLRCESAAPPPKKKSLVFSPSFSRSRNQPQILDSQPPTSRKTPSSSTKQPSTLLSTHDTPSEPTAKPALDSDSQYKSPIVLPMKRKHLEIKDLPSAKRLQGSEHPRSPMGLTPHTARRTGIPTDPSGLSTPSSSIRGIYGRSTPGSNLDYSFDDPHMSQTSDPQASNTERLTLDSLVIQYLKHQHRQCPAPITTLPPLSLLHPHVCPEPKRSLETPLNVTARLATREYRSMYGGVHGNRRDRQFVFSRFKPWRTCRDDNGALLTCIAFLGDSSHIAVGSHSGELKIFDSNNNSIVDSYTSHQSPVNLIQSYISGGTQLLLSSSSQDVRLWDASSMQTGPLHPFEGCKSAKFSNSGTHFAALSAEPSRREIVLYDVQTYQTELKLSDPSTGPTGRGHVYSLIHFSPSDAMVLWNGVLWDRRVSGPVHRFDQFTDYGGGGFHPAGNEVIINSEVWDLRKFRLLRSVPSLDQTAITFNARGDVIYAILRRNLEDVMSAVHTRRVKHPLFAAFRTIDAVNYSDIATIPVDRCVLDFATEPTDSLCGLMTMDDQEEMYSSARVYEVGRRRPTDDDSDPDDAEESEDDEDEDDEDGDVDPILGPGLDGDSDSDPDSLINGDDDDDSVTDLDDDDDDGDFMMDDVDFDGGGRILEILTEGEEDDDDDDSQIAESFSSGDEDDMIGNGFGF from the exons ATGGACGAGCCGACGAGAGAGTCCCAGGCGCCAGCTGAAGCAGCAGAAGGCGGTAGTAGCAGTGGTGGCGGAGGAGCTGCTACGGAGCCTCCGCAGGTTCCCGAAGCTGATGAAGATGAGCTACTAGTGGCGAAGGCCCAGTCCCTCATGGACAGGATCACTGCTGCTCCTGACAATCCTAGCCCTACTGCCCTCCACGCCCTTGCCTCCCTCCTCGAGTCCCAAGAGTCCCG ATACATGGAGCAGCATGATCACACCACCACCAACGCTCGATCTTCTTATACCATTGGTCGGCTTTGCAACTTAGTACGG GACAATGATGAATTCTTTGAGTTGGTGTCTTCAAAGTACCTCTCGGAGAGTAGATTCTCAACCTCGGTCCAAGCTGCTGCTGCTCGGGTTCTTTTAAGCTGTTCTCTCACTTGGATG TACCCACATGTTCTTGAGGAACCTGTCTTGGAAAATATCAAATCTTGGGTGATGGATGAGGTTACAAGATTTTCGGGCGAAGAGTCAAATTGGAAACTCGAGTCAGGGAGAAAAGAGGTCTCGGATCATCAAATGCTCAAGACATATTCTACTGGACTTCTTGCAGTGGCTTTGGATGG GGATGGTCCACTGGTGGAAGATGTGCTGACTTGTGGATTGTCTGCGAAGCTCATGCCTTATCTTCGTTTACGTGTCCTGGGAGATTCAAGCCAGAAAGATACGAGCCATCTGGTGGACAGTAAAAACGCAACCACCAGGGGTAGAGATGAGAATCGGGGTAGAATTCGGCAGCTTGTGACACAGCCACATATAGGCGACTTAACTGATGGTAGATATGTGGAGGATGTAGAAAGGCCAGTAGGTGGTGATACCCAGGTTGATGTTGGTGAACCACCTGATGGATTGTCTGACGCAGTTGGAATGGAGGAGGGTGCTGATGGTGATGACAGATGGCATGGTCGAGAACTCGGCAGAGATGATTCCTCAAGGCGCAGGGCTAATCGTGGATTTGGAAAATCCAGGGGAAAGGGAAGGGCTAGTGATGGCACCTTAGAGAGTGAACAGTCTCTCACCTCTCCAGTTTCGGGCAGTCGACCAGGTGTTGGAAGGAGTAATAGGGAAAGAAGCTCCTCAAGGCATCCAGATGTGAAAAGGATATCTGATTCCCGAAAATTATCCAATCGAGTAAATACTGATGGCTTAGACTTGGAAAGAGATGACAATACTGAGTACATTGAAGAATTCAAGGTAGGAACAAAAGATATATCTGAGCTTGTAAATGAAGCAGTAAGAGCGGCAGAAGCCGAAGCCAGAGCGGCAAATGCCCCTCCAGAAGCCATCAAAGCAGCGACTGCAGCAGCTGCAGAAGTTGTCAAAAGTGCAGCAATGGAg GAATTCAAAACTTCCAATGATGAAGATGCCGCAGTTTTGGCAGCTTCCAAAGCTGCATCTACTGTTATTGATGCTGCTAAAGCAGTTGAACTTTCAAG GAGTTCTGTTGCTGTTGCTCCCGAGACAACAAATCCAAGTGCCCCTGAAGCGGAAAACAATGAAAATGTTGATGAGTATTCCATTCCTGATCCTGAGTCACTGGCGCAACTTAGAGAAAAGTACTGCATCCAGTGTCTCGAGTATTTGGGAGAGTATGTTGAAGTACTCGGGCCTGTACTGCATGAAAAGGGGGTAGATGTCTGCCTTGCTCTATTACAGCGAGGCAATAAATCTAGAGAGACTTCAAAAGTTTCCATGCTTCTTCCTGATGTGATGAAGCTAATATGTGCTTTGGCAGCACATAGGAAATTTGCAGCACTCTTTGTGGATCGTGGTGGCATGCAGAAACTCCTTGCTGTCCCCAGAGTCCCTCTAACCTTCTTCGGTCTTTCTTCTTGCTTGTTTACCATCGGTTCGCTTCAG GGTATAATGGAACGTGTCTGCGCTCTTCCTTCAGATGTTGTGCGTCAGGTGGTTGACTTAGCTATTCAGCTTCTCGACTGCCCACAGGATCAAGCCAGAAAGAATGCAGCCTTATTTTTCGCTGCTGCTTTTGTTTTCAGGGCAGTTCTTGATGCCTTTGATAGTCAGGATGGGTTGCAGAAACTATTAGGTGTTTTAAACGATGCTGCTTCTGTAAGATCAGGGGTTAACTCTGGTGCATTAGGCTTGTCGGGCCCAGGTTCTCTTCGCAATGATAGATTGCCTGCTGAAGTGCTTACTTCATCTGAGAAGCAGATTGCATATCATACCTGTGTTGCCTTGCGGCAATACTTCAGGGCACATCTTATACTGATCGTGGATTCCATTCGTCCAACTAAAAGTAACAGGAGTGCACCTCGCAATGTTTCAAGCTCGAGAGCAGCTTATAAGCCCCTTGACATTAGTAATGAGGCAGTGGATGCAGTCTTCCTTCAGTTGCAGAAGGATAGGAAGCTGGGGCCCGCATTTGTGCGAACTCGTTGGCCTGCAGTTGATAAGTTTTTAGCATACAATGGACACCTCACTATGTTAGAATTGTGCCAG GCCCCACCTGTTGAGCGATACTTGCATGACTTGCTTCAATATGCTCTCGGTGTTCTTCACATTATTACGCTGGTACCTCAGAGTCGTAAGATGATCGTGAACGCCACATTGAGTAAtgatcgtgttggaatagcTGTGATACTTGATGCAGCAAATATCACTAGCAGCTATGTTGATCCAGag ATTATCCAACCTGCATTGAGTGTTTTAATAAATCTTGTTTGTCCGCCGCCGTCAATTAGCAATAAGCCCCCAATGATTGCCCAAGGACATCAAGCTAGCAGCAGTCAAGCCTCTTTAGTCAGTAATACATCAGATCGAACTGTTGCTTTGACTGGCCAGAGCGATGTGCGGGACCGCACCGGAGAACCCAGCGGGCCTGACAGAGGGTCAGCAGCTGCAGCAGCAGCTGCTTCACAGACACCTGTTCCTTCTGCAGCTTCTGGATTAGTCGGAGATCGCAGAATCTCTTTAGGAACTGGGGCAGGTTCTGCAGGGCTTGCTGCGCAGTTGGAACAAGGATATCGTCTTGCTAGAGATGCTGTCCGAGCCAATAATGGCATAAAGGTTCTCCTGCATCTCCTGCAACCACGAATATACTCACCACCTTCAGCTCTTGACTGCCTTCGTGCTCTTGCATGTCGCGCTCTGCTTGGGCTAGCAAGAGATGATACCATTGCGCATATTTTGACCAAGCTTCAG GTTGGCAAGAAGCTCTCGGAACTTATTCGAGATTCTGGCAGTCAGACTAATGGAGGGGAGCAGGGCAGGTGGCAGACTGAGCTTGCCCAG ATCGTAACGAATTCAGGCCGTGCGAGTACATTGGCTGCTACAGATGCTGCTACCCCTACTCTTAGGCGCATAGAGAGAGCAGCTATAGCTGCAGCTACTCCCATTACTTATCACTCCAG GGAACTACTGCTTCTTATTCATGAACACCTCCAAGCATCTGGCTTGATGAGCACTGCTACTTCACTGCTCAAAGAGGCTCACCTTACACCTTTACCAACCCTAGCAGCCCCTCAATCTCTCTCACAACAAACTTTTGCACAGGAATCATCCTCCATACAGATCCAGTGGCCCTCAGGTCGCTTCCCTTCTGGGTTCCTCTCTGAGAAGTTTAAACTCTCCTTATCCAGTGAGGATCCGGGCTTGAGGTGTGAGTCTGCAGCGCCGCCTCCTAAGAAGAAATCGCTTGTTTTCTCACCTTCTTTCTCTAGGTCTAGGAACCAACCTCAGATTCTCGATTCTCAGCCACCGACCAGCAGGAAAACTCCCAGCAGTAGCACAAAACAGCCCTCTACTCTGCTAAGTACTCACGATACTCCATCAGAACCAACTGCAAAACCTGCTTTGGATTCGGATTCGCAGTATAAAAGCCCAATTGTGCTACCAATGAAGCGGAAGCATCTAGAGATAAAGGATTTGCCTTCTGCTAAGAGATTACAGGGCAGTGAGCATCCGCGTTCTCCCATGGGTTTAACTCCTCACACTGCACGTAGGACTGGGATACCTACCGACCCATCTGGGCTTTCAACACCGAGTTCTAGCATTAGGGGTATCTACGGGCGTTCAACACCAGGCAGTAACTTGGACTATTCTTTTGATGATCCCCACATGAGTCAGACAAGTGACCCCCAGGCGAGCAATACAGAGAGATTGACCCTTGATTCTCTGGTCATTCAGTATCTGAAGCACCAGCATCGACAGTGCCCAGCCCCTATAACAACTTTGCCTCCATTGTCTCTCCTACACCCACATGTCTGCCCCGAGCCAAAGAGGAGCCTTGAAACCCCACTAAATGTGACTGCCCGACTTGCAACCCGCGAATACAGGAGCATGTATGGAGGTGTCCATGGGAACCGCAGGGACCGTCAGTTCGTCTTCAGCCGGTTCAAGCCATGGAGGACCTGCAGGGACGACAACGGGGCCCTTCTGACTTGCATAGCCTTTCTCGGAGACTCTTCACATATTGCGGTGGGAAGCCATTCTGGTGAGCTCAAGATATTTGATTCCAACAACAATAGTATAGTGGACAGCTACACGAGTCACCAGTCTCCCGTGAATCTCATTCAGTCTTACATCTCCGGTGGGACCCAGCTCTTGCTGTCATCGAGTTCCCAGGACGTACGACTGTGGGATGCATCCTCAATGCAGACCGGGCCCCTGCATCCGTTTGAGGGGTGCAAGTCCGCGAAGTTTAGCAACTCCGGGACCCACTTTGCTGCCTTGTCGGCAGAACCCAGCCGGCGGGAAATCGTCCTGTACGATGTTCAGACCTACCAGACGGAACTCAAACTGTCGGACCCATCTACAGGCCCAACAGGACGGGGACATGTATACTCCCTTATCCATTTCAGTCCTTCCGATGCTATGGTGCTTTGGAATGGGGTGCTGTGGGACCGACGGGTCTCTGGTCCCGTTCACCGGTTTGACCAGTTTACTGATTATGGTGGCGGTGGCTTTCATCCTGCAGGAAATGAG GTCATAATAAATTCTGAGGTATGGGATCTTCGAAAATTCCGGCTGCTTCGGAGTGTTCCATCCCTGGACCAGACGGCTATAACATTCAATGCTCGTGGGGATGTGATCTACGCGATTTTGAGGAGGAACCTCGAGGATGTGATGTCAGCTGTCCATACGCGCCGGGTCAAGCACCCACTCTTTGCGGCTTTTCGCACAATCGATGCAGTGAACTACTCAGACATCGCGACTATCCCAGTGGACAGATGCGTGCTCGACTTTGCAACGGAGCCTACCGACTCGTTGTGTGGGCTGATGACCATGGATGACCAGGAGGAGATGTACTCCTCTGCAAGGGTATATGAGGTAGGCCGCAGGAGGCCCACGGACGATGATTCTGACCCCGATGATGCGGAGGAGAGCGAGGATGAcgaggatgaggatgatgagGATGGAGACGTGGACCCCATACTTGGCCCAGGACTGGACGGGGACAGTGATAGCGATCCCGACAGCCTGATCAACGgtgatgacgatgatgataGCGTGACTGACCTTGATGATGACGATGACGATGGGGATTTCATGATGGATGATGTGGACTTCGACGGAGGGGGCAGGATATTGGAGATTCTCACTGAAGGTGAGgaagacgacgacgacgacgataGTCAGATAGCCGAGTCTTTCAGTAGCGGTGATGAGGATGACATGATTGGAAACGGCTTCGGGTTCTAG